The genomic segment TGCGGATCCTCTATGCCCGCCGCCAGGAGGCACCGCCAGTCCCGAACGCCGCCGCCTATGAGGTCGCCTCCCTCTGCGACTACTTCCGCGAGAACATCTACGAGCGGGTGCTCGCCGCTCCCGTGCTGCGGGAGGGTTCGACGTTTGCCGCGGAGTGCATCCTGCTCGCGGACGAGCAGGAGTCCATGCTCGTCTACACCCTCGACGGCGAACGGATGGCGGTGATCATCACGCTCCCCTTCATCACCTGCATGCAGGGGCGGCTCCTGGAGCAGATGCTCTTGCAGGCGCAACCGCTTGAGGCCCCACGGGAATAACAGGCGGGGCCGAAATGACCGGAACGTGCCGGGTTGGGAGACCATATAACGCCCGGCCCTTGTTGCGATACCGTGCCCCAGGCGGTTCCAACGAGCGAGTTTCCCAGGTCGTCCCGCGATTGCTCCACCCCTATCTGCAGCAGAGCATATGCCATGACTATTGCGATATGTCTCTTTAGAGTCTTCCTGGCTTTCCCGCTAGTATCGGTTATCGCCCCGTCTTCGCCGGGCATCCCATCTCTCTACGAGGACCGCGTCTCATCGACGGGAATATAGGGGACGAACCGCAGCAGGTCCGAACGGAGTCGCCCGATCCCGGTCCGCTCCATGAACCGCGCCGTCCGCTCTCCCCGCCCGGCATTCGCCCTGTAGTACTCCAGCAGGCGCTGGACGAGGTCGAGGACCTCGCCCTCGGCGAGGTTCCGCGCGATCTCGTC from the Methanomicrobiales archaeon genome contains:
- a CDS encoding NAD(P)/FAD-dependent oxidoreductase; amino-acid sequence: AKIKIGVSGCPRCCGESRLRDIGIMGTNRGWTVIFGGNGGREPRIGDEIARNLAEGEVLDLVQRLLEYYRANAGRGERTARFMERTGIGRLRSDLLRFVPYIPVDETRSS